A genomic segment from Maniola jurtina chromosome 16, ilManJurt1.1, whole genome shotgun sequence encodes:
- the LOC123873139 gene encoding probable aldehyde oxidase gad-3 has product MVTITSCQDWDITTIEKVGNRLDGYHPLQSTLAERGGSQCGYCSPGMIMNMYSYLKERPRTMREIERALGSNLCRCTGYRPILEAFKTFASDAPKPTDILDIEDLKICKNSGDLCTGSKCGHADWCIVPKQNQVLHIKLSDDRDWYRVGSLADVFNIWRERGTESYMLVNGNTGKGVYPILEYPKLLMDISGVLDLKGHYIDQNLVLGGGTLLVEALEIFKALSSYEGFSYLKVLSDHLEKVAHVTIRNLATVAGNLILKNQHSDFKSDIFLLFETVGAEVTILTGPDQKKILTMQQFLVENMTGKIILNVLLPPLSLENKIATFKIMPRSQNAHALVHAGFLYKIDEKSTVIDSRIVYSGLSVTITRAHQTEQYLKGRELFTNETLQGALDVLKKELVFVNNLLDPPIAYKRQVSLGLFYKGLLELCPHNILNPVYCSGAIKLRDSRPVSKSLQVFETNPNVWPLNEPIPKIDGLIQCAGEAKYTDDTPSLPGEVFLEFVLAKVPLGIITKIDPSIALNEPGVVAFYSAADIPGVNSFIPAPNTYNLRNEELFCNGAVKYYDQPIGVIVAECESIARKAAELVHVEYADVRKPVLDIKINKNDPTKYSEFVRYQATDRGTDTTRVINADDTIYSQYAFTMETLACVAYPTEEGIKLISATQWMDLVQQATARVLNVDDNRIDVYVRRLGGGYGFKISRSAQLAVASALVVHKLNRPCRFNTPLDINMRSMGKRLPCSRNYEVHVNSRGQIQYLRNDLFSDNGYVYNENLMQFGIDCYYNCYRKERWDHAGYNAVTDTASNSWVRSPGTIEAIAMAELVMERISYELNLDAVDVRLENLDRVAHGDLIELMDTLKSNSEYEERKAATDEFNRNNRWKKRGLRFSWMRWPTSAFQNYEVNMSVYPDDGTVSITHGGIEMGQGVNTVAIQIAAYFLKLPVDKIQIKPNDTMIAPNCITTGASVTTQNVGIGVRRCCEQLLSRLAPIRNQMSNPSWRDLLQEAYRQQVDLQVHYYTSQNDSQQYDIYGVTLAEVEIDVLTGEHSILRVDLIEDAGRSVNPEIDLGQIEGAFIFGLGYWTSENLKYHPDTGELLTHRTWEYWIPQALDIPEDFRVYLRRRSFSNETILGAKATGEPATCMSIAIAFALREAISLARLESGIPTTQWFQIDGPFTVEKICVACESNPKDFKFY; this is encoded by the exons ATGGTCACGATAACGTCATGTCAGGACTGGGACATCACGACAATAGAGAAGGTGGGGAACCGCTTGGACGGCTACCATCCGCTGCAGAGCACGCTGGCGGAGAGAGGCGGCTCCCAGTGCGGGTACTGCTCGCCGGGGATGATCATGAATATGTACAG CTATTTGAAAGAAAGACCACGCACAATGCGAGAAATAGAGAGAGCCTTAGGAAGCAATCTGTGCAGATGCACAGGATATAGACCAATATTGGAGGCATTCAAGACATTCGCCTCCGATGCTCCGAAACCCACCGACATATTGGACATTGAAGATTTGAAAATATGTAAGAACTCCGGAGACCTGTGTACGGGGTCTAAATGTGGACATGCCGACTGGTGCATCGTTCCCAAACAAAATCAAGTGCTACATATAAAACTGAGTGATGACAGAGATTGGTACAGAGTGGGGAGTTTGGCTGATGTGTTTAATATATGGCGGGAAAGAGGAACGGAATCTTATATGCTCGTCAATGGGAACACAGGAAAAG gagtATATCCAATACTAGAGTATCCTAAATTATTAATGGACATCAGTGGTGTGTTGGACCTTAAAGGTCATTATATAGACCAGAACCTGGTGCTAGGGGGTGGAACATTGCTGGTTGAGGCTTTAGAAATATTCAAAGCTCTATCTAGTTACGAGGGGTTCAGTTATCTCAAAGTATTGAGTGATCATTTGGAGAAAGTTGCCCATGTCACTATCAGAAAC TTAGCCACTGTAGCTGGAAATTTGATTTTAAAGAATCAACATTCTGATTTTAAATCCGATATATTTCTGCTTTTCGAAACTGTTGGTGCGGAGGTTACTATAC TGACTGGTCctgaccaaaaaaaaattttgacaATGCAACAATTTCTTGTAGAAAATATGACtggaaaaattattttgaatgtcCTTTTACCGCCGTTGAGCttggaaaataaaatagcaaCGTTTAAG ATAATGCCACGTTCCCAGAACGCCCACGCTCTCGTTCACGCCGGCTTCCTCTACAAAATAGACGAGAAGTCCACAGTTATTGATAGCAGAATTGTATACAGTGGCCTCTCCGTCACCATCACTCGTGCGCACCAAACTGAACAGTATCTGAAAGGCAGAGAGCTGTTCACCAATGAAACTCTGCAAGGTGCTCTGGATGTATTAAAGAAGGAGCTTGTGTTCGTGAATAATTTACTTGATCCGCCCATTGCGTATAAGCGACAAGTATCCTTGGGGCTCTTCTATAAG GGTCTTTTGGAGCTTTGCCCCCATAATATTCTTAACCCAGTTTATTGCTCCGGAGCCATCAAGCTAAGAGATTCCAGACCAGTGTCTAAAAGTCTTCAGGTGTTTGAAACAAATCCGAATGTCTGGCCACTCAATGAACCGATACCAAAAATTGATGGCTTG ATACAATGCGCGGGGGAAGCAAAATATACCGACGATACTCCATCTCTCCCGGGGGAAGTGTTCCTGGAGTTTGTTCTGGCTAAAGTCCCACTTGGAATTATAACGAAAATAGATCCTTCAATTGCATTG AATGAACCTGGTGTTGTAGCATTCTACTCAGCAGCAGACATACCAGGTGTAAATAGCTTCATACCAGCCCCTAACACATATAATTTAAGAAATGAAGAATTATTCTGTAACGGTGCAGTAAAATACTACGATCAACCTATTGGGGTCATTGTAGCTGAATGTGAAAGCATAGCTAGGAAGGCAGCAGAATTAGTACATGTTGAATATGCTGACGTAAGGAAACCGGTGCTTgatataaaaatcaataaaaatgatCCTACTAAGTATTCCGAGTTTGTGCGATATCAAGCAACAGATAGAGGGACAGATACTACAAGAGTGATAAACGCAGACGACACAATTTATTCACAATACGCTTTCACTATGGAGACTTTAGCTTGTGTAGCTTATCCTACTGAAGAAGGAATCAAATTGATATCTGCGACGCAGTGGATGGACTTGGTGCAGCAAGCAACTGCAAGGGTTCTAAACGTAGATGacaatag AATTGATGTTTATGTTCGACGATTAGGTGGAGGCTatggttttaaaatatccagATCTGCACAACTGGCTGTAGCTAGTGCTCTGGTGGTTCACAAGCTTAATCGACCCTGCAGATTCAATACACCTCTTGACATCAATATGAGATCAATGGGAAAACGCTTGCCTTGTTCAAGAAACTATGAA GTTCACGTTAACTCAAGAGGCCAAATTCAATATCTAAGAAATGACCTTTTTAGTGATAATGGTTATGTATACAATGAGAATCTTATGCAGTTTGGCATCGATTGTTACTACAATTGCTATAGAAAGGAACGATGGGATCATGCAGGATATAATGCTGTTACAGATACTGCTTCTAATAGCTGGGTACGATCTCCTG GTACGATAGAAGCAATAGCAATGGCCGAGTTAGTAATGGAACGTATATCATATGAACTTAACTTGGATGCGGTCGACGTCCGTTTAGAAAACTTGGATAGAGTAGCACATGGTGACTTGATAGAATTGATGGACACATTGAAGAGTAACTCAGAATACGAAGAGAGGAAAGCTGCAACCGACGAATTTAACAGAAATAACAGATGGAAAAAACGTGGTTTAAGATTCAGTTGGATGCGATGGCCCACATCTGCGTTTCAAAACTATGAAGTAAATATGTCGGTTTACCCCGATGACGGTACTGTGTCCATAACGCACGGTGGCATCGAAATGGGTCAAGGAGTAAACACTGTGGCAATACAAATTGCTGCTTACTTCTTAAAATTACCCGTGGACAAGATTCAGATAAAGCCTAATGATACCATGATAGCTCCAAATTGTATTACCACTGGAGCGAGTGTTACGACTCAGAATGTGGGGATAGGTGTACGAAGATGTTGTGAACAACTTCTATCAAGACTTGCACCCATACGGAATCAGATGAGTAATCCCTCTTGGAGGGACTTGTTACAAGAAGCATACAGACAACAGGTCGACTTGCAAGTCCACTATTATACTTCTCAGAACGACTCCCAGCAATATGATATTTATGGAGTAACATTGGCTGAAGTTGAGATTGATGTTTTGACGGGAGAACATTCAATTCTACGAGTTGATTTAATTGAAGATGCCGGTCGTAGTGTCAATCCTGAGATAGATCTTGGCCAG ATTGAAGGAGCTTTTATTTTTGGCCTTGGCTACTGGACAAGTGAAAACTTGAAATACCATCCTGACACTGGGGAGTTACTCACACACCGCACTTGGGAATACTGGATCCCTCAAGCTCTGGACATCCCGGAGGACTTCAGGGTCTACCTCCGACGGCGGTCCTTTAGTAATGAGACCATTCTTGGAGCAAAAG CAACGGGGGAGCCTGCTACTTGTATGAGCATCGCGATCGCCTTCGCGCTGAGGGAGGCAATATCGTTGGCGAGGCTTGAATCAGGCATACCCACTACCCAGTGGTTCCAGATAG ATGGACCATTTACGGTGGAAAAAATTTGCGTCGCATGTGAGTCGAATCCAAAAGACTTCAAGTTTTACTAA